A single window of Solenopsis invicta isolate M01_SB chromosome 3, UNIL_Sinv_3.0, whole genome shotgun sequence DNA harbors:
- the LOC105196688 gene encoding copper transport protein ATOX1 — MHIFLPTSSLDLEITYNVELWRRIVTMAAQVHEFSVEMTCEGCSTAVQNVLRKKEGINDIKIDLPGKKVLVTTALDSDEILQTIKKTGKGCQFLGTR; from the exons ATGCACATTTTTCTTCCTACTTCATCACTTGATTTGGAAATAACCTACAACGTCGAACTTTGGAGACGTATCGTTACTATGGCAGCTCAG GTGCACGAATTCAGCGTCGAAATGACATGCGAGGGATGCTCAACTGCTGTGCAAAACGTACTCAGGAAAAAAGAAG GTATCAATGATATCAAGATAGATTTACCAGGGAAGAAGGTACTTGTGACCACTGCACTGGATTCAGATGAGATTTTACAAACAATCAAGAAAACAGGAAAGGGTTGCCAGTTCTTAGGGACCCGTTAA
- the LOC105196689 gene encoding POC1 centriolar protein homolog A isoform X1, whose translation MPEPPEDARAAPSAVNSTGAFPLEAFDGPNRGTMEDKEIINEPIYEKNFIGHKDAITALSFHPNGDQLISSSLDKKIILWHLKKDKPAYKFMGHKESILDVCYSPHGDLMASASKDRSVRIWTPKIKGHSSNFVAHSSAVTSIQFSPNGEKLVTASNDKTIKVWLTHEKTFFNSFVGHTHWVMCVKFSPDGRLLVSCSDDKTIKVWDNISGLCIKTYNQLKAPARYVDFHPSGATIGSANVDGCVKLYDLRTDSVYQRYNSHKKTVNMIKFHPKGHFMLTASSDSTMKILDLLEGRPIYTLKGPTHKTVTTSIAFSNDGEFFASGGTAQQILLWKFNLYTNVQNGEIPKQLISPIIREKSDDVDEKLDSNEHNEDAHKKQNQAKCLSNTSEKLDSESDSSQEPLTRQIKPEVINIKNIKPIQRTRSKRDVANVHVPQGEILHDVPSNQSMKKIDVLCDQVQLLHQSIHMIERRLIRLEERFHKLNFVAYNH comes from the exons ATGCCCGAGCCGCCCGAGGACGCCCGAGCGGCGCCGAGCGCGGTCAATTCTACGGGCGCGTTCCCATTGGAAGCGTTCGATGGACCCAACA GAGGAACAATGGAGGACAAGGAGATTATCAATGAGcctatatatgaaaaaaacttCATAGGTCACAAGGATGCAATAACAGCCTTAAGCTTTCATCCAAATGGTGATCAACTAATATCAAGTAGTTTGgacaagaaaataatattatggcatttgaaaaaagataagCCAGCTTATAAGTTTATGGGCCACAAAGAGAGTATCCTGGATGTGTGCTATTCACCACATGGAGACCTTATGGCCAGTGCTTCAAAAGATAGATCTGTGAGAATTTGGACTCCTAAAATTAAAGGACATTCCTCAAATTTTGTAGCTCACAGTTCTGCAGTAACATCGATACAGTTTAGTCCAAATGGAGAAAAG TTGGTTACTGCATCAAATGACAAAACTATAAAAGTATGGTTAACACATGAAAAAACTTTCTTCAATTCATTTGTTGGACATACACATTGGGTCATGTGTGTCAAATTTTCTCCCGATGGAAGACTTTTGGTATCATGTAGTGATGACAAAACGATAAAAGTATGGGACAATATCAGCGGATTGTGTATTAAAACTTATAATCAGCTAAAAG CTCCCGCTAGGTATGTGGACTTTCATCCAAGTGGAGCAACTATTGGATCAGCAAATGTGGATGGGTGTGTTAAATTGTATGATTTAAGAACAGACTCTGTATATCAGCGATATAATTCTCATAAAAAGACTGTTAATATGATTAAATTCCATCCAAAGGGACACTTTATGTTAACAGCTTCTAGTGACTCTACAATGAag ATTTTAGATTTACTAGAAGGCCGTCCAATTTATACTCTCAAGGGACCTACACACAAGACTGTCACAACATCCATAGCATTTTCAAATGATGGTGAGTTTTTCGCTTCTGGCGGCACGGCTCAACAAATTCTACTAtggaaatttaatttgtatacaaatGTCCAAAACGGAGAGATCCCCAAACAGTTAATATCTCCTATCATCAGAGAAAAATCTGATGATGTGGATGAAAAATTGGACAGCAACGAACATAATGAAGATGCACACAAGAAGCAAAACCAAGCGAAA TGTTTATCAAACACATCAGAAAAATTGGATTCAGAATCAGACAGCAGTCAAGAACCGCTAACAAGACAAATAAAACCGGAAGTGATCAATATTAAGAACATCAAACCTATTCAAAGGACACGTAGCAAACGTGATGTAGCAAACGTGCACGTTCCACAAGGTGAAATATTACATGATGTACCTTCTAACCAATCCATGAAAAAGATAGATGTACTCTGTGATCAAGTACAATTACTACATCAAAGTATTCATATGATAGAACGACGCTTAATAAGATTAGAAGAGAGATTtcataaattgaattttgtagcTTACAATCATTAA
- the LOC105196687 gene encoding transketolase isoform X1, whose product MYLLRVANQTLRAHTCVARFVRCIFTETVRRKSREAAPSNGDTHVRTHTHTHGQNMANYHKPELKIIQELRDIANKLRIHAVEATQASKSGHPTSCASMAEIMSVLFFHTMRFKVSAPRDANSDRFVLSKGHAAPILYAAWAEAGLFPTSELLNLRKIDSDLEGHPTPRLNFVDVGTGSLGQGLSVAAGMAYVGKNYDKASYRVYCLIGDGEAAEGSIWEALHFSSYYKLDNLCAIFDINRLGQSEPTSLQHNMEVYRKRLEAFGFNALVVDGHDVEELAKAFHEAQNTKGRPTAILAKTFKGKNFPEIEDLENWHGKPLGNKANEVIQHLKGLLKNSGPLALHPQKPLIDDAPIVNIKNVTLASPPNYKIGEQVATRLAYGTALAKLAQNNPRVIALDGDTKNSTYADKIKAVDPARFIEGFIAEQNVVGVAIGASCRDRTIAFVSAFATFFTRAFDQIRMGAISQTNVNFAGSHCGVSIGEDGPSQMGLEDIGMFRAIPGSTIFYPSDAVSTERAVELAANTKGICFIRTSRPATAILYKNDEPLAIGKAKVVRSSAKDKVLVIGAGVTLHEALKAADELAKVGLNIRVMDPFTIKPIDAQAIIKNAKEVGGRIITVEDHYAQGGLGEAVQSAVAMERDIIVKKLAVSEVPRSGPPMVLLEKYGISAHNISVAVEEIMKY is encoded by the exons ATGTACTTGTTGCGTGTCGCAAACCAAACCTTGCGTGCGCACACTTGCGTCGCTCGATTCGTTCGCTGCATTTTTACAGAGACCGTCCGTCGAAAAAGCCGCGAGGCCGCGCCGTCCAACGGAGAtacgcacgtacgcacacacacacacacacacggacaAAACATGGCGAACTATCACAAGCCCGAGTTGAAAATTATCCAGGAGCTGCGAGATATCGCGAACAAATTGAGGATTCACGCGGTCGAGGCCACGCAGGCGAGCAAATCGGG gCATCCGACATCATGTGCGTCCATGGCCGAAATTATGTCCGTTCTTTTCTTCCATACAATGCGTTTCAAAGTATCAGCACCACGTGATGCGAACAGTGATAGGTTTGTCCTCAGTAAAGGTCATGCGGCTCCAATCCTCTACGCAG caTGGGCGGAAGCAGGCTTGTTTCCAACCAGCGAGCTACTGAATTTGAGAAAAATCGATAGCGATCTGGAAGGGCATCCTACCCCGAGGCTCAATTTCGTAGACGTAGGAACCGGTTCACTAGGACAAGGTCTCTCAGTTGCAGCTGGCATGGCTTACGTCGGAAAGAATTACGATAAAGCCAGTTACCG TGTTTACTGTTTAATTGGCGACGGAGAAGCTGCCGAAGGTTCCATCTGGGAAGCTCTCCATTTTTCGTCTTATTACAAATTAGACAATCTTTGTGCTATCTTTGACATCAATCGTCTTGGACAAAGCGAACCGACGTCGCTGCAACATAATATGGAAGTTTATCGCAAAAGATTAGAGGCCTTCGGATTTAATGCCTTGGTTGTAGATGGTCATGACGTGGAAGAATTGGCGAAG GCCTTCCATGAAGCGCAAAATACAAAAGGACGTCCCACTGCCATTTTAGCTAAGACTTTTAAGGGCAAGAACTTCCCTGAAATCGAAGATTTGGAAAACTGGCATGGCAAACCTTTGGGTAATAAGGCGAATGAAGTTATTCag catTTGAAAGGACTTTTGAAGAATTCTGGACCTCTTGCCTTGCATCCACAAAAGCCACTCATAGATGATGCTcctattgtaaatattaaaaacgtcACATTAGCTTCACctccaaattataaaataggTGAACAAGTAGCTACTAGATTGGCTTATGGCACGGCTCTTGCAAAG TTGGCACAGAATAATCCTCGTGTCATAGCTCTGGATGGTGATACAAAGAATTCTACTTATGCTGATAAGATAAAAGCGGTTGATCCAGCCAGATTTATTGAAGGATTCATTGCTGAACAGAATGTTGTGGGTGTCGCTATCGGTGCCTCGTGCAGAGATCGTACCATCGCATTTGTATCCGCTTTTGCGACATTCTTTACGCGTGCTTTTGATCAG ATCCGTATGGGTGCGATATCTCAGACGAATGTAAACTTTGCTGGTTCGCATTGCGGTGTATCCATTGGCGAAGACGGACCCTCGCAGATGGGCTTAGAGGATATCGGAATGTTTCGCGCGATTCCAGGTTCTACCATCTTTTACCCAAGCGACGCCGTATCGACGGAGCGCGCCGTCGAACTGGCGGCCAACACCAAAGGCATCTGCTTCATTCGTACTTCTCGTCCAGCTACGGCAATTTTATACAAGAATGACGAACCGTTGGCCATCGGTAAAGCCAAAGTGGTCAGATCTTCCGCTAAGGATAAGGTGCTTGTGATCGGCGCCGGTGTAACATTGCACGAGGCACTCAAGGCGGCCGACGAATTAGCCAAAGTTGGGCTCAATATTCGTGTAATGGATCCGTTCACTATCAAACCCATCGACGCACAAGCTATCATAAAGAACGCCAAAGAAGTCGGCGGTAGGATCATTACCGTTGAAGATCATTACGCACAAGGAGGTTTGGGAGAGGCCGTTCAATCCGCGGTGGCTATGGAAAGAGACATAATAGTAAAGAAATTGGCAGTGTCGGAGGTACCACGTTCCGGCCCGCCAATGGTATTGCTTGAGAAGTACGGTATCAGTGCTCATAATATTAGCGTGGCCGTGGaggaaattatgaaatattag
- the LOC105196689 gene encoding POC1 centriolar protein homolog A isoform X2, translating to MEDKEIINEPIYEKNFIGHKDAITALSFHPNGDQLISSSLDKKIILWHLKKDKPAYKFMGHKESILDVCYSPHGDLMASASKDRSVRIWTPKIKGHSSNFVAHSSAVTSIQFSPNGEKLVTASNDKTIKVWLTHEKTFFNSFVGHTHWVMCVKFSPDGRLLVSCSDDKTIKVWDNISGLCIKTYNQLKAPARYVDFHPSGATIGSANVDGCVKLYDLRTDSVYQRYNSHKKTVNMIKFHPKGHFMLTASSDSTMKILDLLEGRPIYTLKGPTHKTVTTSIAFSNDGEFFASGGTAQQILLWKFNLYTNVQNGEIPKQLISPIIREKSDDVDEKLDSNEHNEDAHKKQNQAKCLSNTSEKLDSESDSSQEPLTRQIKPEVINIKNIKPIQRTRSKRDVANVHVPQGEILHDVPSNQSMKKIDVLCDQVQLLHQSIHMIERRLIRLEERFHKLNFVAYNH from the exons ATGGAGGACAAGGAGATTATCAATGAGcctatatatgaaaaaaacttCATAGGTCACAAGGATGCAATAACAGCCTTAAGCTTTCATCCAAATGGTGATCAACTAATATCAAGTAGTTTGgacaagaaaataatattatggcatttgaaaaaagataagCCAGCTTATAAGTTTATGGGCCACAAAGAGAGTATCCTGGATGTGTGCTATTCACCACATGGAGACCTTATGGCCAGTGCTTCAAAAGATAGATCTGTGAGAATTTGGACTCCTAAAATTAAAGGACATTCCTCAAATTTTGTAGCTCACAGTTCTGCAGTAACATCGATACAGTTTAGTCCAAATGGAGAAAAG TTGGTTACTGCATCAAATGACAAAACTATAAAAGTATGGTTAACACATGAAAAAACTTTCTTCAATTCATTTGTTGGACATACACATTGGGTCATGTGTGTCAAATTTTCTCCCGATGGAAGACTTTTGGTATCATGTAGTGATGACAAAACGATAAAAGTATGGGACAATATCAGCGGATTGTGTATTAAAACTTATAATCAGCTAAAAG CTCCCGCTAGGTATGTGGACTTTCATCCAAGTGGAGCAACTATTGGATCAGCAAATGTGGATGGGTGTGTTAAATTGTATGATTTAAGAACAGACTCTGTATATCAGCGATATAATTCTCATAAAAAGACTGTTAATATGATTAAATTCCATCCAAAGGGACACTTTATGTTAACAGCTTCTAGTGACTCTACAATGAag ATTTTAGATTTACTAGAAGGCCGTCCAATTTATACTCTCAAGGGACCTACACACAAGACTGTCACAACATCCATAGCATTTTCAAATGATGGTGAGTTTTTCGCTTCTGGCGGCACGGCTCAACAAATTCTACTAtggaaatttaatttgtatacaaatGTCCAAAACGGAGAGATCCCCAAACAGTTAATATCTCCTATCATCAGAGAAAAATCTGATGATGTGGATGAAAAATTGGACAGCAACGAACATAATGAAGATGCACACAAGAAGCAAAACCAAGCGAAA TGTTTATCAAACACATCAGAAAAATTGGATTCAGAATCAGACAGCAGTCAAGAACCGCTAACAAGACAAATAAAACCGGAAGTGATCAATATTAAGAACATCAAACCTATTCAAAGGACACGTAGCAAACGTGATGTAGCAAACGTGCACGTTCCACAAGGTGAAATATTACATGATGTACCTTCTAACCAATCCATGAAAAAGATAGATGTACTCTGTGATCAAGTACAATTACTACATCAAAGTATTCATATGATAGAACGACGCTTAATAAGATTAGAAGAGAGATTtcataaattgaattttgtagcTTACAATCATTAA
- the LOC105196687 gene encoding transketolase-like protein 2 isoform X2 has protein sequence MVRDTNMEKLQDLANKLRIECVQATEASKSGHPTSCASMAEIMSVLFFHTMRFKVSAPRDANSDRFVLSKGHAAPILYAAWAEAGLFPTSELLNLRKIDSDLEGHPTPRLNFVDVGTGSLGQGLSVAAGMAYVGKNYDKASYRVYCLIGDGEAAEGSIWEALHFSSYYKLDNLCAIFDINRLGQSEPTSLQHNMEVYRKRLEAFGFNALVVDGHDVEELAKAFHEAQNTKGRPTAILAKTFKGKNFPEIEDLENWHGKPLGNKANEVIQHLKGLLKNSGPLALHPQKPLIDDAPIVNIKNVTLASPPNYKIGEQVATRLAYGTALAKLAQNNPRVIALDGDTKNSTYADKIKAVDPARFIEGFIAEQNVVGVAIGASCRDRTIAFVSAFATFFTRAFDQIRMGAISQTNVNFAGSHCGVSIGEDGPSQMGLEDIGMFRAIPGSTIFYPSDAVSTERAVELAANTKGICFIRTSRPATAILYKNDEPLAIGKAKVVRSSAKDKVLVIGAGVTLHEALKAADELAKVGLNIRVMDPFTIKPIDAQAIIKNAKEVGGRIITVEDHYAQGGLGEAVQSAVAMERDIIVKKLAVSEVPRSGPPMVLLEKYGISAHNISVAVEEIMKY, from the exons ATGGTTCGAGACACGAACATGGAAAAACTCCAGGATCTCGCAAATAAGCTGCGTATTGAGTGCGTGCAAGCGACTGAAGCATCAAAGAGCGG gCATCCGACATCATGTGCGTCCATGGCCGAAATTATGTCCGTTCTTTTCTTCCATACAATGCGTTTCAAAGTATCAGCACCACGTGATGCGAACAGTGATAGGTTTGTCCTCAGTAAAGGTCATGCGGCTCCAATCCTCTACGCAG caTGGGCGGAAGCAGGCTTGTTTCCAACCAGCGAGCTACTGAATTTGAGAAAAATCGATAGCGATCTGGAAGGGCATCCTACCCCGAGGCTCAATTTCGTAGACGTAGGAACCGGTTCACTAGGACAAGGTCTCTCAGTTGCAGCTGGCATGGCTTACGTCGGAAAGAATTACGATAAAGCCAGTTACCG TGTTTACTGTTTAATTGGCGACGGAGAAGCTGCCGAAGGTTCCATCTGGGAAGCTCTCCATTTTTCGTCTTATTACAAATTAGACAATCTTTGTGCTATCTTTGACATCAATCGTCTTGGACAAAGCGAACCGACGTCGCTGCAACATAATATGGAAGTTTATCGCAAAAGATTAGAGGCCTTCGGATTTAATGCCTTGGTTGTAGATGGTCATGACGTGGAAGAATTGGCGAAG GCCTTCCATGAAGCGCAAAATACAAAAGGACGTCCCACTGCCATTTTAGCTAAGACTTTTAAGGGCAAGAACTTCCCTGAAATCGAAGATTTGGAAAACTGGCATGGCAAACCTTTGGGTAATAAGGCGAATGAAGTTATTCag catTTGAAAGGACTTTTGAAGAATTCTGGACCTCTTGCCTTGCATCCACAAAAGCCACTCATAGATGATGCTcctattgtaaatattaaaaacgtcACATTAGCTTCACctccaaattataaaataggTGAACAAGTAGCTACTAGATTGGCTTATGGCACGGCTCTTGCAAAG TTGGCACAGAATAATCCTCGTGTCATAGCTCTGGATGGTGATACAAAGAATTCTACTTATGCTGATAAGATAAAAGCGGTTGATCCAGCCAGATTTATTGAAGGATTCATTGCTGAACAGAATGTTGTGGGTGTCGCTATCGGTGCCTCGTGCAGAGATCGTACCATCGCATTTGTATCCGCTTTTGCGACATTCTTTACGCGTGCTTTTGATCAG ATCCGTATGGGTGCGATATCTCAGACGAATGTAAACTTTGCTGGTTCGCATTGCGGTGTATCCATTGGCGAAGACGGACCCTCGCAGATGGGCTTAGAGGATATCGGAATGTTTCGCGCGATTCCAGGTTCTACCATCTTTTACCCAAGCGACGCCGTATCGACGGAGCGCGCCGTCGAACTGGCGGCCAACACCAAAGGCATCTGCTTCATTCGTACTTCTCGTCCAGCTACGGCAATTTTATACAAGAATGACGAACCGTTGGCCATCGGTAAAGCCAAAGTGGTCAGATCTTCCGCTAAGGATAAGGTGCTTGTGATCGGCGCCGGTGTAACATTGCACGAGGCACTCAAGGCGGCCGACGAATTAGCCAAAGTTGGGCTCAATATTCGTGTAATGGATCCGTTCACTATCAAACCCATCGACGCACAAGCTATCATAAAGAACGCCAAAGAAGTCGGCGGTAGGATCATTACCGTTGAAGATCATTACGCACAAGGAGGTTTGGGAGAGGCCGTTCAATCCGCGGTGGCTATGGAAAGAGACATAATAGTAAAGAAATTGGCAGTGTCGGAGGTACCACGTTCCGGCCCGCCAATGGTATTGCTTGAGAAGTACGGTATCAGTGCTCATAATATTAGCGTGGCCGTGGaggaaattatgaaatattag